A single Populus alba chromosome 7, ASM523922v2, whole genome shotgun sequence DNA region contains:
- the LOC118045572 gene encoding eukaryotic translation initiation factor 6-2, whose amino-acid sequence MATRLMFENSCEVGVFSKLTNAYCLVAIGGSENFYSTFEAELGDVIPVVKTSIGGSRIIGRLCAGNKNGILLPHTTTDQELQHLRNSLPDQVVVQRIEERLSALGNGVACNDHVALTHTDLDKETEEMIADVLGVEVFRQTVAGNVLVGSYCAFSNRGGLVHPHTSIEDLDELSTLLQVPLVAGTINRGSEVIAAGLTVNDWAAFCGADTTATELSVIESVFKLREAQPNAIVNEMRNSLIDSYV is encoded by the exons ATGGCAACAA GGCTTATGTTCGAGAATTCATGTGAAGTTGGTGTCTTTTCAAAGCTCACCAATGCATATTGTTTGGTTGCTATTGGTGGTTCTGAGAACTTTTATag CACATTTGAAGCAGAGTTAGGAGATGTTATTCCTGTTGTTAAAACTTCCATTGGAGGTTCTAGAATCATTGGTAGACTTTGTGCAg GAAACAAAAATGGAATTCTCTTGCCGCATACTACTACCGATCAAG AACTTCAACACTTAAGAAACAGTCTACCTGATCAAGTTGTGGTTCAGCGAATTGAAGAGAGATTATCTGCATTGGGAAATGGTGTAGCTTGTAATGACCATGTTGCTCTAACACACACTGATCTTGACAAG GAAACAGAGGAAATGATTGCCGATGTTCTTGGAGTAGAAGTGTTTAGGCAGACTGTTGCTGGTAATGTTCTTGTGGGCAGCTACTGTGCTTTCTCCAACAGAGGTGGATTG GTGCACCCCCACACATCCATTGAAGACTTGGATGAACTCTCAACCCTCCTTCAGGTGCCTTTAGTGGCTGGAACCATAAACCGTGGCAGTGAAGTGATAGCTGCTGGCTTGACTGTGAATGACTGGGCTGCCTTTTGTGGGGCAGACACTACTGCTACTGAACTTTCTGTTATTGAGAGTGTTTTCAAGTTGCGGGAAGCTCAGCCAAATGCCATAGTGAATGAGATGAGGAACTCTTTGATTGACAGCTATGTATGA